In Oncorhynchus tshawytscha isolate Ot180627B linkage group LG23, Otsh_v2.0, whole genome shotgun sequence, the following proteins share a genomic window:
- the LOC112222910 gene encoding cytosolic 5'-nucleotidase 3 isoform X2, with protein MPEFEKNTVHMRDPERVERIICDMIKGGASKLQVITDFDMTLSRFAVNGKRCPTCHNIIDNCKLVTEDCRTKLLELKNTYYPIEIDPHLTMEEKYPFMVEWYFKSHTLLVEQRLQKDKLSEVVRDSDACLREGYEPFFDRLQKHNVPVFIFSAGLGDVLEEIIHQAGVYHPNVKVVSNFMDFDENGELKGFKGELIHVFNKHDGALRNTEYFKQVKDNCNIVLLGDSLGDLNMADGVPNVENILKIGFLNDKVEERLEKYLDSYDIVLVKDETLEVPNSILQKIL; from the exons ATGCCAGAGTTTGAGAAGAACACGGTCCACATGAGGGATCCAGAGCGGGTGGAACGGATCATCTGTGACATGATCAAGGGTGGCGCCTCCAAACTACAG GTCATCACTGACTTTGACATGACGTTAAGCCGGTTCGCAGTCAACGGCAAACGCTGCCCCACGTGTCATA ATATCATTGACAACTGCAAGCTTGTCACCGAAGATTGTAGGACGAAG TTACTGGAGCTTAAGAACACATATTACCCCATAGAGATCGACCCCCATCTAACGATGGAGGAGAAGTATCCATTTATGGTAGAATG gtaCTTTAAGTCCCACACATTACTGGTGGAGCAGAGGCTACAGAAGGACAAACTCTCAGAGGTGGTGAGAGACTCAGACGCCTGCCTGAG GGAGGGTTATGAGCCGTTCTTTGACCGGCTCCAGAAGCACAACGTGCCCGTGTTCATCTTCTCAGCGGGTCTGGGAGACGTCCTGGAGGAGATCATCCACCAGGCGGGGGTCTACCACCCCAACGTCAAGGTGGTGTCCAACTTCATGGACTTCGATGAGAAT GGCGAGCTGAAGGGCTTCAAGGGAGAGCTGATCCATGTGTTCAACAAGCACGACGGCGCCCTGCGCAACACGGAGTACTTCAAACAGGTGAAGGACAACTGTAACATCGTGCTGCTGGGAGACTCGTTAGGTGACCTCAACATGGCTGACGGCGTGCCCAACGTGGAGAACATCCTCAAGATCGGCTTCCTCAATGACAAG GTGGAGGAGCGTTTGGAGAAATATCTGGACTCTTATGACATCGTCTTGGTAAAGGACGAGACTCTAGAAGTGCCCAATTCTATCCTTCAGAAGATCCTATAA